In Segatella copri, the DNA window GAGTCGCTGAGAGCAGAAATAGAAAGACTGCTCAAGACGCTGCCGGACAAAGACCAGAAAATCATTGCTGCCTTCTATGGCATAGGAACACCGGAACTGACGCTCGAAGAAATCGGAACCAAGTATCATCTCACCAGGGAAAGAGTACGCCAGATCAAGGAAAAAACGATCAGGCGACTCCGGAACAAAACGACAGATAAACTGCTGAAGTCCTATCTGGGATAAGGAAAGATCCTGCATGACTGATGGGGCAGACAGCACAAAACAAAATAAGACAGAAAAAGAAATGAAAATTACAAAAATTGCATTAGCATCTATTGCATTAGCATGTTTCAGCTCGCTCTCTGCATCAGCCAAGAACGAAGTTAAGACTGCATACATCTTTGGATTTGCCTCGTCGTTTAATGACTCTACAGTCTATTTCACAGACGTTCAGAAGGTTGATTCTGCCTATTTCACCCGCAAGAACAAGTTTCTGGTTAGCCGCGAGAACTATTCATACCAGTTGCGCGACTATCTGGAGCAGAAAGGTGCCGGCAACCGCACGTGTATCGTGATGTTTGACTTCAACCAGAAGAAGGCTGAAAAGAAATGGAACAAGCTCTATGCAAGATACATTCAGAAGCCAAAGGCTAAGAAGGCAAAGAACGGACAGCAGATGAACGATGCGCCTAGCCCTTATCAGGTAAAGACCATCAACTCTACAGATTTTCATTTTTCATCTGTTCAGCCTAACGATGAAGAGGTTGAAGAGGTAAAAGTGAAGAAGGCTAAGAAAGCCAAGAAAGAAAAGCGCAGAAAAGGCGCTAAAACTGAATAAGAATTCAAACGTTCCTTACTTCGCAAAGTAATGAGGAGAACATTAAATTAAGAAGCCATTCCCGTTTTCTGCCGGGAATGGCTTCACTTTTTATATCATATCATTTTCTACTTCAAATTCTGCTTGAACCAGTTAGCTATCTGGCGAAGCAGATGGTTACGGGTATTGCCACCCGAAATGCCATGATTACGGTTCGTGTACCACAGGGTCTTGAAGTCCTTGTCTGCCTGAACCAACGCCTCAGCATATTCGAAGGTATTCTGCGGATGAACATTGTCATCTGCCAATCCGTGACAGATAAGCAACGCACCATGCTGCTGCTTTACTCGCTCGATAGGGTTCACCTTGTAACCCTCTTCGTTCTCCTTAGGAGTGCGCATGTAGCGCTCAGTATAAACCGAATCATAGAAGCGGTAGCAGGTAGGAGGAGCCACAGCCACACCTGCCTTGAACACAGGACGGCCCTCGCTCATACTCATCAGCGTATTGAAACCACCATAGCTCCAGCCCCAAATGCCGATATTATCCTTGTCTACATAAGGCAGAGAACCCATGTAGAGAGCAGTCTCAACCTGATCTTTCGACTCTAAATCGCCCAGACGGAGATAAGTAGACTTCTCAAACTCAGCACCTCTACCGCCTGTTCCACGACCATCTACGCAGGCAATGATGAAACCTTCCTGAGCAAGATAATAATCGAAAGCACCGCCATTGCCCATACTGCCCGTGCTCCATGAATCGAGCACCTGCTGGTTGCCCGGACCGGAATACTGGAAGAGGATGACAGGATACTTCTTGCTGGCGTCGAAATCTACAGGCTTCACCATCCAGCCGTCCAGTTTCACACCTTCGGAAGTGGTGAAAGAGAAAGTCTCGCGCTTGCCCCAATTATACTTCCGGGTCTTTTCGAGCAGCTGCTTGTTGTCTTCCAATGTCTTGATAAGCTTGCCCTTGTTGCTGCGTACGGTGAAGACATAAGGATGGCTGTAGCTGCTCCAGGTATTGACGAAATAGCGGTAATCGCCCGAGAAGTAAGCCGAGTTGGAACCAGCCGCATCGGTAAGGCGCTCCACCTTTCCGTTCTTATGAGCCACGTAAACCTGGCGGTCGTGCGCATTGAGTTTGGCAGCCTGGAAATAAACATCGCCCGTCTTCTCATCCATTCCGTAGATAGAGGTAACATCATAGTTGCCCTTCTCTACCTGGCGCAGGAGTTTGCCGTTCATATCATAGAGATAGAGATGCATGAAGCCGTCGCGGTCGCTAGGCAGCAGGATGTTCTTCTTGCCCACGATGCTGTTTTCAATCACCTCTTCCTTTACAAACTTAGGCACACTCTCCTTGATGAGCATTCTGCTCTTGCCAGTGAAAGGATTGACTGCATAGAGGCGCATGTCGTCCTGATGGCGGTTCATCGTATAGACAATCAGACTGTTGGCGTCTGGCGATGTCTTGATGCGTGGATAATAGCCGTCGGAATCTACAGGCACATCGAGCGCCACGGTCTTGCCGTTCTTCATATCATAGCTCCAGAGGCTCACCTTAGAGTTGTCCTGTCCTGCCTTAGGATATTTATAGGAATATTCTCCCGGATAGTCGTGATACTCGCTATGGGTAGGATGAGAACCTTCGAACATCTGCAGAGAATAAGTCTTTACGTGCGATTCGTCGAAGCGTATCCATCCGATGGCAGTTCCATCCGCATTCCATGCAAAGGCGCGGTTGAAGCTGAACTCCTCTTCGTAAACCCAATCAGGAATACCATTGATTACCTCATTGAACTTACCGTCGCGGGTAATCTGGGTTTCCTTATCTCCATCGGTAACAAAGAGATTGTTATCCTTTACGAAGGCGATGTGGCGTGAATCAGGCGACCAGGTAGCCACCTGCTGGTTAACGCCCTGGGAAAGTTTCTTCAAACTCTTCTTAGCAATATCGTATACGAAATACTCTGCCTTGAACGAGCGGCGGTAGATAGCCTCGCGATGGGTCATGATAAGCAATTTCTTGCCATCAGGACTGATTACATAACCCTCAATCTGTTCGAAGGGAGCCTTGACTGCGTTCACATCGAAGAGGATGCTCATCTGCTTGCCCGTCTTGAACGAATAACTGATAACCTGCTTGCCATCATTGCTGATAGAAGCGTACAAATCGGTGCCATCAATAGGGTTAATACCGGTAACATAAGAGGCAGCAAACTCGCCGGAGGTAATGGCCTTCAGGTCGAGTTTATCTGCAGCTTGCATTGCTGAAACCATCATGACAGTTGCAATAAAAACTGGAAATCTTTTCATGTGTTAATCTTTATGTAATGCCTCAATAGGCGAATAATCTTCGTCCTTGAGCAGTTGTTCTACTGTTACTTTAGGGTTGCGCTTTACATAAGCGCAGATTGTCTTCACATACTTGGTCTTGAAAATCTCCTTGCCCATCGCCTTATTGACAGCCCACATAATCTTGCCCATGTGCAGATCGCGGTCGAGCTGCGGACGGGTGTCGAACTGATCCATCGGATAGATGCTCAGCAGATAGAAAGTAAGGCAATCTGGCACAATATACTGGCGCGACATGGTGCTGCGCTGCTGCGGTGTATAGAATTTCTTGTAGAGCGGATAGTTTTCGCCCATGTATTTATCGAGCGAAATTCCTACTGAGTGCTGTCCTACTACGATGCTCTGGTCGAGAGCGCCAATCTGGGCATAGAAACAAGGCTGCTGGAGCTCCGGAATCCAACTGTTCAGACGTGAGAAGGCAGATTTCAGCTGCTCGTTGATGTCTTCCATATTGGCAAATTCTGCCTCAGCATCGGCAATAAGTGACTGCAGGGTAGAATCCTGATAGAACATGAGGAAACGGTTGCTGATATTGGCGTCGGTAATGGTGCCAAGCTGGAGCATTTTCTCTATCAGCGTACGGGTTTCTATCGGGTAATCGGTGTTCATCTGCTGCAGGGCTGAGAAATCACCGGTAGTAAGATATCTGCTTTCCAATCGGTCGTAACGCTGTACTGACAGGGGCACAGCCTCTCCTTCCTCGTTCGGCTTGAACTTAAACTCGCAGGCCGAACTGAGAAGCACGATTGCTAATATGACTATATAATTAAAAAACCTTTTCACGATAATTTACAAATCTTCGAGTTACGACTGCAAAAATACTAAAAATTATTTAAATTACCAAGCTTTTTTGCTAAAAAATCATACGCATTCGCAAAAAAAATGGGTTTTTCTCTTAAATTTGTTTGCAAAATAGCCAGCAATGAGCAAAACGTAAGGCTTTTTTGCTCATTACTGGCTATTTGCGCAGTTTTTCTGCTTATCAGATGATAAAAGAAACTGCTTATCGGATGATGACAGAAACTGAAACCTGAACAGGCTCTTCTATCTGCTTCTTCCAGGCTTTCAACCACTCATACCACTCCTTCTCGCCCTTGAAACCATAGGTTTCGTTGGCACTGGTATAAGCAAGCTTATAACTGAGCTGGCTGCCTGCAGGTTTCACCACCTGAGTATAGCAATCCTTATTGGCTGGCTGCTGACTTACCAGGGCTGACTGTGGCACATAAATGCCCAAGCCTACGGTCTCCAGCTTGTGCTTTCCATCGTCCTTGCCTGTTGGCCAGTCGCTGCCGTAACAGCCTCGCAATCCCTTGCCATCAGCAAATTCGCAGGAACCCTTTACGTTGATGAGTCCTGTAGCAAACTGATAATCAGAAACATCCTTGTTGAAGAATACATCTACGTCGAAATCGCGATGACCGGCATAGATGGTGTAACGGATGGTGGCATTGACAGGCTGCAAGCCCGGAGCCGGAACCCAACCCTTATCCACGACTTCGACGATGGCACGGAGCGGACCTTCTGAAATGACGCGCTGCTCCTGGTATTTCACGTTGTTGAACAGCACCTGGTCTTTTCCGTCCCAGCCACGGAGCGCACCCAGTCCGTAGGTATTGCCTACCCAGAGGCAATCATCGCCCGAACCAGCCTGAATCTGCTCTTCTGAAGGATAGAACTGCGTATCCTGAACCACCAGTCCCTTGTTGATTTTACCATAAAGGTCGATGGTCTGGCGATGGTCGAAATAAACACGCATGGCAATCAGTTCGCTTTCGAAGCAGATGCCATGAGAATGGACGTAGTGATAAGGGTCCTTGGTTTTCTTATCAAACGAGATGCTGCGCAGATAAATATCCTGCCTGTTCTTAGCCAGCTTCCTGTTTCTGCTTGGCAGACAGAGTTCGGCAAAGGTACGTGCCGGATACTGTGCCTGCTCGCCCTCACGATAGAGATGCACCTGATAGGTCTTGATTTCTTTCTTGCCCAAATCGGCAAGGAAACAGAGTTCATCGTTGGTACAATCGCGGTTGGTGTCATCGAGCTGTGAAGGAATCTCCTTACCGTCAACGGTTACTACAGCGCGCTGAATGTCGCCAATAGCGCCCAACTTGCTGAGATCTACCACCACCGGAGCATCGGTTCTTGCCACCTTGGAAGGATTGGAAACCGACACCTGGAAATTAGCCTGCGCCTGGGCTGACAGAACCATCAGCGAAACCAGC includes these proteins:
- a CDS encoding gliding motility protein GldB — protein: MLLSSACEFKFKPNEEGEAVPLSVQRYDRLESRYLTTGDFSALQQMNTDYPIETRTLIEKMLQLGTITDANISNRFLMFYQDSTLQSLIADAEAEFANMEDINEQLKSAFSRLNSWIPELQQPCFYAQIGALDQSIVVGQHSVGISLDKYMGENYPLYKKFYTPQQRSTMSRQYIVPDCLTFYLLSIYPMDQFDTRPQLDRDLHMGKIMWAVNKAMGKEIFKTKYVKTICAYVKRNPKVTVEQLLKDEDYSPIEALHKD
- a CDS encoding DUF4861 domain-containing protein, which produces MKKKQMMMALVSLMVLSAQAQANFQVSVSNPSKVARTDAPVVVDLSKLGAIGDIQRAVVTVDGKEIPSQLDDTNRDCTNDELCFLADLGKKEIKTYQVHLYREGEQAQYPARTFAELCLPSRNRKLAKNRQDIYLRSISFDKKTKDPYHYVHSHGICFESELIAMRVYFDHRQTIDLYGKINKGLVVQDTQFYPSEEQIQAGSGDDCLWVGNTYGLGALRGWDGKDQVLFNNVKYQEQRVISEGPLRAIVEVVDKGWVPAPGLQPVNATIRYTIYAGHRDFDVDVFFNKDVSDYQFATGLINVKGSCEFADGKGLRGCYGSDWPTGKDDGKHKLETVGLGIYVPQSALVSQQPANKDCYTQVVKPAGSQLSYKLAYTSANETYGFKGEKEWYEWLKAWKKQIEEPVQVSVSVIIR
- a CDS encoding S9 family peptidase; translated protein: MKRFPVFIATVMMVSAMQAADKLDLKAITSGEFAASYVTGINPIDGTDLYASISNDGKQVISYSFKTGKQMSILFDVNAVKAPFEQIEGYVISPDGKKLLIMTHREAIYRRSFKAEYFVYDIAKKSLKKLSQGVNQQVATWSPDSRHIAFVKDNNLFVTDGDKETQITRDGKFNEVINGIPDWVYEEEFSFNRAFAWNADGTAIGWIRFDESHVKTYSLQMFEGSHPTHSEYHDYPGEYSYKYPKAGQDNSKVSLWSYDMKNGKTVALDVPVDSDGYYPRIKTSPDANSLIVYTMNRHQDDMRLYAVNPFTGKSRMLIKESVPKFVKEEVIENSIVGKKNILLPSDRDGFMHLYLYDMNGKLLRQVEKGNYDVTSIYGMDEKTGDVYFQAAKLNAHDRQVYVAHKNGKVERLTDAAGSNSAYFSGDYRYFVNTWSSYSHPYVFTVRSNKGKLIKTLEDNKQLLEKTRKYNWGKRETFSFTTSEGVKLDGWMVKPVDFDASKKYPVILFQYSGPGNQQVLDSWSTGSMGNGGAFDYYLAQEGFIIACVDGRGTGGRGAEFEKSTYLRLGDLESKDQVETALYMGSLPYVDKDNIGIWGWSYGGFNTLMSMSEGRPVFKAGVAVAPPTCYRFYDSVYTERYMRTPKENEEGYKVNPIERVKQQHGALLICHGLADDNVHPQNTFEYAEALVQADKDFKTLWYTNRNHGISGGNTRNHLLRQIANWFKQNLK